A window of the Corynebacterium minutissimum genome harbors these coding sequences:
- the tsaE gene encoding tRNA (adenosine(37)-N6)-threonylcarbamoyltransferase complex ATPase subunit type 1 TsaE — protein sequence MRSDFPHEGTRIAATVEETYALGEDLGAALEAGDLVILDGPLGAGKTAFTQGIASGMQVKGRVTSPTFVIAREHPSLVGGPALVHVDAYRLLDHSDDPLGELDGLDLDTDIDDAVVVAEWGGGFMERLSDSYLVVSINRDAEDDSRVFSWKWVN from the coding sequence ATGCGAAGTGATTTTCCCCACGAGGGCACTCGTATCGCCGCTACAGTTGAAGAGACCTACGCACTCGGGGAAGATCTCGGTGCAGCGCTGGAAGCCGGGGATTTGGTCATTCTAGATGGGCCTCTGGGAGCTGGAAAAACAGCGTTTACCCAGGGGATTGCCAGTGGTATGCAAGTAAAGGGGAGGGTGACCTCGCCGACATTTGTCATTGCTCGGGAACACCCTTCACTCGTGGGCGGGCCGGCGTTGGTTCACGTCGATGCGTACCGCCTCCTTGACCACTCTGATGATCCATTAGGAGAGTTAGACGGTTTAGACTTGGACACCGATATCGACGACGCCGTTGTCGTTGCCGAATGGGGTGGTGGCTTCATGGAGCGTCTGTCGGATTCCTATCTGGTCGTGTCGATCAATCGCGACGCAGAGGATGATAGCCGTGTCTTTTCGTGGAAATGGGTGAATTAA
- a CDS encoding aspartate:alanine exchanger family transporter, protein MLTFLAEQPLLTLFLIMAVGLAIGKINFFGISLGAAAAMFVALGLSAANPDIVVPPFVYQFGLAIFVYVIGLNFGRSFFEDFRRRGWKMSLVVIVFFFVLAGLTAGAVRLFDLDPAQAVGMLAGSQSSTPGMAAVVETLGGNSAPVVGYSLAYPGCIIATILVAAIGAKVFRVNHVKDAKEEGMLSEPLKWKAVRLTKDPGVTVGEIAEYTGQAVIATRCLRKSHEHVLADPDMKLRAGMELLLNGTIPSLERAIAILGEKIELQLREEDGLIYRRLTLSNPKVAGRTIGELNTLKHGFLIARIRRGDTQIVPNDNTVLYYSDRVRVVTAPGRLDDVRTFLGDSESKLGNVDLFPFALGLLIGLLFGAIPIPLPGGTTLSFGFGGGPIVVGLILGALGRTGRIHWQMPFHAKQTISTLGLTLFLAGVGTSAGGQFRDALSDPVSLKYMGVGLVLSLVAAIGLGIVCTLVLRLKFDESMGVAAGMTTNPAVMAYLNSQTGTQLAERGYATVYPTTIIGKILMCQMLALIIV, encoded by the coding sequence GTGCTGACGTTTCTTGCCGAACAACCCCTGTTGACTCTCTTCTTGATCATGGCCGTGGGTTTGGCCATCGGCAAGATTAATTTCTTTGGCATCTCGCTCGGTGCAGCGGCGGCGATGTTCGTGGCCCTGGGTCTGTCCGCAGCTAACCCGGACATTGTGGTTCCGCCATTCGTGTATCAGTTTGGCCTCGCCATCTTCGTCTACGTCATCGGTCTAAACTTCGGCCGAAGCTTCTTTGAAGATTTCCGGCGCCGTGGTTGGAAGATGTCGCTGGTCGTTATCGTTTTCTTCTTCGTTCTCGCCGGACTGACTGCCGGCGCGGTGCGCCTGTTTGATCTTGACCCAGCGCAGGCCGTCGGCATGCTGGCCGGCTCCCAGAGCTCTACACCCGGTATGGCTGCTGTGGTGGAAACTTTAGGCGGAAACAGTGCCCCAGTCGTTGGTTACTCCCTGGCCTACCCAGGCTGCATCATCGCCACCATCTTGGTGGCTGCGATTGGCGCCAAGGTCTTCCGCGTCAACCACGTCAAAGATGCCAAAGAGGAAGGCATGCTCTCTGAGCCCCTCAAGTGGAAGGCCGTGCGCCTGACCAAGGACCCTGGTGTAACCGTGGGCGAAATTGCGGAGTACACGGGTCAGGCGGTCATCGCTACCCGCTGCCTCCGCAAGTCACACGAGCACGTCCTTGCTGATCCAGACATGAAGCTGCGTGCCGGTATGGAGCTTCTACTCAACGGCACTATCCCATCGCTGGAGCGCGCGATTGCCATCCTGGGCGAAAAAATCGAACTGCAACTTCGTGAGGAAGACGGCCTTATTTACCGCCGACTCACGCTGTCGAACCCGAAGGTAGCCGGCCGCACCATTGGGGAATTGAACACGCTGAAGCATGGCTTCCTCATCGCCCGTATCCGCCGCGGTGATACCCAAATCGTGCCGAATGACAACACCGTGCTCTACTACTCGGACCGCGTCCGTGTGGTCACTGCTCCGGGCCGGCTTGACGACGTCCGAACCTTCCTCGGTGACTCCGAATCCAAGCTCGGCAATGTGGACTTGTTCCCCTTCGCCCTCGGCCTGCTTATTGGTCTGCTCTTCGGAGCTATCCCGATTCCCCTGCCCGGCGGCACGACGCTGTCCTTCGGTTTCGGTGGCGGCCCCATCGTGGTGGGCCTCATTCTTGGTGCCCTGGGCCGTACCGGCCGCATTCACTGGCAGATGCCGTTCCACGCAAAGCAGACGATTTCCACCTTGGGCCTCACACTCTTCCTGGCGGGCGTGGGCACTTCTGCTGGCGGTCAGTTCCGTGATGCCCTCTCGGATCCGGTGTCGCTGAAGTACATGGGCGTGGGCCTTGTCCTGTCCCTCGTCGCTGCCATCGGCTTGGGCATTGTCTGTACCTTGGTTCTGCGCCTCAAGTTTGATGAGTCCATGGGCGTGGCCGCTGGTATGACCACCAACCCTGCCGTGATGGCATACCTGAACTCGCAGACCGGTACCCAGCTGGCAGAACGCGGCTATGCCACGGTGTATCCGACCACGATTATCGGCAAGATTCTTATGTGTCAGATGCTGGCATTAATCATCGTCTAA
- the tsaB gene encoding tRNA (adenosine(37)-N6)-threonylcarbamoyltransferase complex dimerization subunit type 1 TsaB, translating to MKVLALDTATTDLVTGIVDTATGESIDRVVSDTRAHNEQLIPTIEQLLNDASLTYPDLSAIVVGTGPGPFTGLRVGMATASALGVALGLPVHGVCTLDAIAQGREGEWLVAIDARRKEVYWATYSEGRRVSGPEVTRPEHLTVPEGFSPRLVFPEAIAPRLPEALAGQLSEWDTPRAAGLVACADLESEPAPLVPLYLRRPDAKVPQATPRSTALIGGAESSEP from the coding sequence ATGAAGGTTCTCGCACTCGATACCGCCACGACTGACCTCGTCACGGGCATCGTCGATACCGCCACAGGAGAAAGCATCGACCGCGTGGTGAGTGATACGCGTGCTCACAACGAGCAGCTCATTCCCACTATTGAGCAGCTGCTTAACGACGCCTCCCTGACCTACCCCGACCTCTCCGCCATCGTCGTCGGCACCGGTCCGGGCCCCTTCACGGGCCTGCGTGTGGGCATGGCGACGGCCTCCGCTCTGGGCGTGGCGTTAGGGCTGCCCGTGCATGGCGTGTGCACGCTCGATGCCATCGCGCAGGGCCGCGAAGGAGAGTGGCTCGTGGCCATCGATGCCCGCCGCAAAGAGGTTTATTGGGCTACCTACTCCGAGGGACGCCGCGTCAGCGGACCGGAGGTGACGCGGCCGGAACATCTCACGGTGCCTGAGGGCTTTTCCCCGCGCCTAGTTTTCCCGGAGGCCATCGCCCCGCGCCTGCCCGAGGCCCTTGCTGGTCAGCTAAGCGAGTGGGACACCCCGCGTGCTGCGGGCCTCGTTGCTTGCGCCGATCTCGAGTCTGAACCGGCCCCGCTCGTACCGCTCTACCTGCGCCGCCCCGATGCGAAAGTCCCGCAGGCCACGCCTCGTTCAACGGCGCTCATCGGCGGTGCTGAATCTTCTGAACCATGA
- a CDS encoding GNAT family N-acetyltransferase, whose protein sequence is MRLRPLTLGDVSRCAELEKVLFPGESPWPARAFEQELAAGHTTYWAVDMNVNRVGHNDNHADHDDNRVGHNDNRVDHDDNRVGHNGNHVDHEVVGYAGVGRMGPAAWPEYEIRTIGVAPEAQRRGIARMMMDAIVELADSHDAPIFLEVRVGNDPAIRLYEAYDFVINGLRRNYYQPSGADAHTMYRPRKSER, encoded by the coding sequence ATGAGGCTACGCCCACTGACGCTTGGCGACGTCTCTCGCTGCGCCGAGCTGGAAAAAGTACTCTTCCCCGGAGAAAGCCCCTGGCCCGCCCGCGCTTTCGAACAGGAACTCGCCGCGGGGCACACCACCTACTGGGCGGTTGACATGAATGTCAACCGCGTGGGCCATAATGACAACCACGCAGACCACGACGACAACCGCGTGGGCCATAATGACAACCGCGTAGACCACGACGACAACCGCGTGGGCCATAATGGCAACCACGTCGACCACGAGGTTGTAGGCTATGCCGGCGTCGGTCGCATGGGCCCCGCCGCGTGGCCGGAGTATGAAATCCGCACCATCGGTGTCGCACCCGAGGCCCAGCGCCGCGGCATCGCGCGGATGATGATGGATGCCATCGTCGAACTCGCCGATAGCCACGACGCACCTATTTTTCTCGAAGTCCGCGTGGGCAACGATCCCGCCATTCGCCTCTACGAGGCCTATGATTTTGTCATCAATGGCCTGCGCCGCAACTACTATCAGCCCTCCGGCGCGGACGCCCACACCATGTACCGACCACGAAAGAGTGAGAGATGA
- the tsaD gene encoding tRNA (adenosine(37)-N6)-threonylcarbamoyltransferase complex transferase subunit TsaD has protein sequence MIILGIESSCDETGVGIIELSDDGHMEIRANVVASSMEQHARFGGVVPEIASRAHLEAMPQVMKAALEEAGVDKPDAVAATVGPGLAGALLVGASAAKAFASAWGVPFYGVNHLGGHVAVANLEGEKLPHAVALLVSGGHTQLLEVEAVGKPMKELGTTLDDAAGEAYDKVSRLLGLGYPGGPVIDKLAAQGKPTIDLPRGLSKAEDLRGPNRHNFSFSGLKTAVARHVEKAEREGSTIQVEDLCASFQEAVADVLTAKAVRACQDTGAKVLLLGGGVAANSRLRGLAAKRCESAGIELRVPRFSLCTDNGLMIAAIAAQLIHEGAEPSGLDCGTDTQLEGEIPLVAAAR, from the coding sequence ATGATAATCCTCGGCATTGAGTCCTCCTGCGACGAAACCGGAGTGGGCATCATCGAGCTATCGGACGACGGCCACATGGAGATCCGTGCCAACGTCGTCGCCTCCTCCATGGAGCAGCACGCCCGCTTCGGCGGCGTGGTCCCGGAAATCGCCTCCCGTGCCCACCTTGAGGCCATGCCGCAGGTGATGAAGGCGGCGCTGGAGGAGGCGGGCGTCGACAAGCCTGATGCGGTCGCCGCCACCGTGGGGCCGGGCCTGGCCGGCGCGCTTCTTGTGGGCGCCTCCGCAGCCAAGGCCTTTGCCTCCGCATGGGGTGTGCCTTTCTATGGCGTCAACCACCTCGGTGGCCACGTGGCGGTGGCTAACCTCGAGGGCGAGAAGCTGCCGCACGCAGTCGCCCTGCTCGTCTCCGGCGGGCACACGCAGCTGCTGGAAGTCGAGGCCGTGGGCAAACCCATGAAGGAACTGGGCACCACGCTTGACGACGCCGCCGGTGAAGCCTACGACAAAGTCTCCCGCCTCCTCGGGTTGGGGTATCCGGGAGGGCCGGTCATCGATAAGCTCGCCGCCCAAGGCAAGCCCACCATTGATTTGCCGCGTGGTTTGTCCAAGGCCGAGGACCTGCGCGGGCCCAACCGCCACAACTTCTCCTTCTCGGGGCTTAAGACTGCGGTGGCGCGCCACGTGGAAAAGGCCGAGCGCGAAGGTTCGACAATCCAGGTGGAGGACCTGTGCGCTTCCTTCCAGGAAGCGGTGGCTGATGTTCTGACCGCCAAAGCGGTGCGCGCCTGCCAGGACACTGGCGCCAAGGTGCTCCTGCTGGGTGGTGGCGTGGCCGCTAATTCCCGGCTGCGCGGGCTAGCGGCGAAGCGCTGCGAGTCCGCCGGCATTGAGCTGCGCGTGCCGCGTTTTTCCCTCTGCACGGACAATGGCCTCATGATCGCCGCTATTGCCGCCCAACTCATCCATGAGGGCGCAGAACCCTCCGGGCTGGACTGCGGGACCGATACTCAACTAGAGGGGGAGATTCCGCTCGTCGCCGCTGCGCGCTAG
- the groES gene encoding co-chaperone GroES, whose product MIMANIKPLEDKVLVQIVEAETTTASGLVIPDSAKEKPQEATVVAVGPGRTNDKGEVVPVGVNEGDTVIFSKYGGTELKYDGQEYLLLSARDLLAVIEK is encoded by the coding sequence ATCATCATGGCAAACATCAAGCCGCTGGAGGACAAGGTCCTCGTCCAGATCGTTGAAGCTGAGACCACCACTGCATCCGGCCTCGTCATCCCGGACTCCGCGAAGGAGAAGCCGCAGGAGGCCACCGTCGTAGCCGTCGGCCCGGGCCGCACCAACGACAAGGGCGAGGTTGTTCCGGTTGGCGTCAACGAGGGTGACACCGTCATCTTCTCTAAGTACGGCGGCACCGAGCTGAAGTACGACGGCCAGGAGTACCTCCTGCTGTCCGCCCGTGACCTGCTTGCTGTCATCGAGAAGTAG
- the groL gene encoding chaperonin GroEL (60 kDa chaperone family; promotes refolding of misfolded polypeptides especially under stressful conditions; forms two stacked rings of heptamers to form a barrel-shaped 14mer; ends can be capped by GroES; misfolded proteins enter the barrel where they are refolded when GroES binds), translating into MPKLIAFDQEAREGIQRGVDTLADAVKVTLGPRGRNVVLSKAFGGPTVTNDGVTIARDIDLDDPFENLGAQLVKSVAVKTNDIAGDGTTTATLLAQALVFEGLRNVAAGANPVELNKGIEAAAEKVVEELKKRATPVNSSAEISQVATVSSRDAEVGEMVAGAMDKVGKDGVVTVEESQTIESAVDVTEGISFDKGYLSPYFATEEETYNAVLDDAAILLVRNKISSLPDFLPLLEKIAESSRPTLIIAEDIEGEPLQALVVNSIRKVLKVAAVKSPYFGERRKGFMDDLAVVTGATVVDPEVGINLKEVGPEVLGSARRVTVSKEDTVIVDGAGTAEAVEERREQLRREIERTDSTWDKEKLEERLAKLSGGVAVIRVGAATETEVNERKLRVEDAINAARAAVEEGVIAGGGSALVQISKELEAFAEGFEGEAKVGVLAVSRALTRPAYWIAENAGLDGSVVVSRVAELPNGEGFNAATLEYGNLLEQGIIDPVKVTHSAVVNAASVARMVLTTEASVVEKPAEEEPAQASHGHAHAH; encoded by the coding sequence ATGCCAAAGCTGATTGCATTTGACCAGGAGGCCCGCGAGGGCATCCAGCGCGGTGTAGACACGCTGGCCGACGCCGTCAAGGTCACCCTCGGCCCCCGCGGCCGCAACGTCGTACTGTCCAAGGCCTTCGGTGGCCCGACCGTCACCAACGACGGCGTCACCATCGCCCGCGATATTGACCTCGACGATCCGTTTGAGAACCTTGGCGCCCAGCTGGTGAAGTCCGTGGCCGTCAAGACCAACGACATCGCCGGTGACGGCACCACCACCGCCACCTTGCTGGCCCAAGCACTCGTCTTCGAGGGTCTGCGCAACGTTGCTGCCGGCGCTAACCCGGTGGAGCTCAACAAGGGCATCGAGGCGGCGGCCGAAAAGGTCGTCGAGGAGCTCAAGAAGCGCGCCACCCCGGTGAACTCCTCTGCGGAGATCTCCCAGGTTGCTACCGTGTCCTCCCGCGATGCGGAGGTCGGCGAGATGGTTGCCGGCGCGATGGACAAGGTGGGCAAGGACGGCGTCGTGACCGTCGAGGAGTCCCAGACCATCGAGTCTGCCGTGGACGTTACCGAAGGTATTTCCTTCGACAAGGGCTACCTCTCCCCGTACTTCGCAACGGAGGAGGAGACCTACAACGCCGTGCTTGACGACGCCGCAATTCTCCTCGTCCGCAACAAGATCTCCTCCCTGCCGGACTTCCTGCCGCTGCTGGAGAAGATCGCGGAGTCCTCGCGCCCGACTCTCATCATTGCTGAAGACATCGAGGGCGAGCCGCTGCAGGCACTCGTGGTGAACTCCATCCGCAAGGTCCTCAAGGTTGCTGCCGTGAAGTCTCCGTACTTCGGCGAGCGCCGCAAGGGCTTCATGGATGACCTGGCCGTTGTCACCGGCGCGACCGTCGTCGACCCGGAGGTTGGCATCAACCTCAAGGAGGTCGGCCCGGAGGTTCTCGGTTCCGCACGCCGCGTCACCGTGTCCAAGGAGGACACCGTGATCGTGGATGGTGCCGGTACCGCCGAGGCCGTCGAGGAGCGCCGCGAGCAGCTGCGCCGCGAGATCGAGCGCACCGATTCCACCTGGGACAAGGAAAAGCTCGAGGAGCGCTTGGCCAAGCTCTCCGGTGGCGTCGCTGTTATCCGCGTGGGTGCTGCTACCGAGACTGAGGTCAACGAGCGCAAGCTGCGCGTCGAGGACGCCATCAACGCCGCCCGCGCGGCCGTCGAGGAAGGCGTTATCGCCGGCGGCGGTTCCGCACTGGTCCAGATCTCCAAGGAGCTCGAGGCTTTTGCTGAGGGCTTCGAAGGTGAGGCCAAGGTGGGGGTGCTGGCAGTGTCCCGCGCGCTGACCCGTCCGGCCTACTGGATTGCGGAGAACGCCGGCCTCGACGGCTCCGTCGTGGTGTCCCGCGTTGCCGAGCTGCCCAACGGTGAGGGCTTCAACGCCGCCACCCTGGAATACGGCAACCTGCTGGAGCAGGGCATCATCGACCCAGTGAAGGTGACCCACTCCGCTGTGGTCAACGCCGCCTCCGTGGCCCGCATGGTTCTCACCACCGAGGCTTCCGTTGTGGAAAAGCCTGCCGAGGAAGAACCGGCACAGGCCAGCCACGGCCACGCGCACGCGCACTAA
- a CDS encoding WhiB family transcriptional regulator, whose product MSQSFLLPGPNADFWDWQLQGACRGENSDVFYHPDGERGRARAQRENRAKAICHTCPVIELCREHALASGEPYGVWGGMSESERVVALRSRRTHATVSA is encoded by the coding sequence GTGTCTCAGTCATTCCTGCTCCCCGGGCCGAACGCGGACTTTTGGGATTGGCAGCTCCAGGGCGCATGTCGTGGAGAAAACTCTGACGTGTTCTACCACCCGGACGGCGAGCGCGGTCGCGCCCGCGCTCAGCGCGAGAACCGCGCCAAGGCCATCTGCCACACCTGCCCGGTCATCGAGCTGTGCCGCGAGCATGCCCTGGCCTCCGGCGAGCCCTACGGCGTGTGGGGTGGCATGAGCGAGTCCGAGCGCGTGGTGGCCCTGCGCTCGCGTCGTACCCACGCCACCGTCAGCGCCTAA
- a CDS encoding sigma-70 family RNA polymerase sigma factor has protein sequence MAVATKATDANDAATASKRDSDKELADLVPLAVDGSRRALQDIMRIIHPQVLRYCRARIGGHRQPTAEDVAQEICLAVATSISTYKDKGRPFMAYVYGIASHKVTDAHRALSRDQTNPTDEVPEDAADDATPEESALVMDGSNRVRALLDTLSDKARDIIILRVFVGLSAEETAEIVESTPGAVRVAQHRALAQLRTSLDSRAD, from the coding sequence ATGGCAGTGGCTACCAAAGCTACAGACGCGAACGATGCGGCAACGGCATCGAAGCGCGACAGCGATAAGGAATTGGCGGACCTCGTTCCGCTGGCTGTCGACGGTAGCCGCCGCGCCCTGCAGGACATCATGCGCATCATCCACCCGCAGGTCCTGCGCTATTGCCGCGCGCGCATCGGCGGCCACCGCCAACCCACGGCAGAGGACGTGGCCCAGGAGATTTGCTTGGCCGTGGCGACGTCGATAAGCACGTACAAGGACAAAGGCCGCCCCTTTATGGCCTACGTGTACGGCATCGCCTCCCACAAGGTCACCGACGCCCACCGCGCACTCAGCCGCGACCAGACCAACCCCACCGACGAGGTTCCCGAAGACGCGGCTGACGACGCCACCCCCGAAGAATCCGCGCTGGTCATGGACGGTAGTAACAGAGTGCGTGCGTTGCTCGATACGTTAAGTGACAAGGCCCGGGACATCATCATCTTGCGTGTGTTCGTAGGACTGTCGGCAGAGGAAACCGCTGAGATTGTGGAATCAACCCCTGGCGCAGTCCGCGTGGCACAGCATCGTGCGCTGGCGCAATTGCGCACGTCTCTCGATTCGCGCGCGGACTGA
- a CDS encoding DUF5319 domain-containing protein: MNFFANMPRDPFADDPNDPASFLEEEDHVEPLSEEDRLGVIHDLAMVQEFARVLSPRGIDGIFFFCEDCEENHFYEWHILAANMQATLQGQLAPVHEPGAEPDPARYVPWDYAVGYLDGMDSRY; encoded by the coding sequence GTGAACTTTTTCGCCAACATGCCCCGCGATCCTTTCGCGGACGATCCGAACGACCCGGCTTCTTTCCTCGAGGAAGAGGACCACGTCGAACCGCTGTCCGAAGAGGACCGCCTCGGCGTCATTCATGATCTCGCCATGGTCCAGGAGTTTGCGCGTGTCTTAAGCCCGCGCGGCATCGACGGCATTTTCTTCTTCTGCGAAGACTGCGAGGAAAACCACTTCTACGAGTGGCACATCTTGGCCGCCAATATGCAGGCCACTCTCCAGGGCCAGCTGGCACCGGTCCATGAGCCGGGCGCGGAGCCGGACCCGGCGCGGTATGTGCCGTGGGATTATGCGGTGGGCTATCTCGACGGTATGGATTCGCGCTACTAG
- the guaB gene encoding IMP dehydrogenase yields the protein MSHVHTGGDNPDKIALYGLTFDDVLLLPAESNVVPSEVDTSAQFTRNIRLGVPLASAAMDTVTEARMAIGMARQGGIGVLHRNLSAEDQAQQVEIVKRSESGMVTDPVTATPDMTIDEIDTLCARYRISGLPVVDKQGVLVGICTNRDMRFEPDFSRTVSEIMTPMPLVVAKEGVSKDEALALLSANKVEKLPIVDDGNKLVGLITVKDFVKTEQFPNASKDSSGRLLVAAGIGTGEESYQRAGQLVDASVDVLVVDSAHAHNNRVLEMVSRVQKDFGDRVDVIGGNLATRAAARDMIEAGADAIKVGIGPGSICTTRVVAGVGAPQITAIMEAASAAGPAGVPVIADGGMQYSGDIAKALAAGADAVMLGSMLAGTTESPGDIVVVQGKQYKRYRGMGSMGAMQGRGLTGEKRSYSKDRYFQADVRSEDKLVPEGVEGRVPFRGDIDAIVHQIVGGLRASMGYTGSATLAELKTKQFVQITAAGLKESHPHHLQQIVEAPNYR from the coding sequence ATGAGCCACGTCCACACCGGCGGAGACAACCCCGACAAGATTGCACTCTACGGCCTCACGTTCGATGACGTTTTGTTGCTTCCGGCAGAATCCAACGTCGTTCCCTCCGAGGTGGATACCTCGGCGCAGTTCACCCGCAACATTCGCCTCGGCGTGCCGCTGGCCTCCGCTGCGATGGATACGGTGACCGAGGCCCGCATGGCCATCGGCATGGCCCGCCAGGGCGGCATCGGCGTGCTCCACCGCAACCTGTCCGCTGAGGACCAGGCGCAACAGGTCGAGATTGTGAAGCGCTCCGAATCCGGCATGGTCACCGATCCCGTGACTGCCACCCCGGACATGACTATCGACGAAATCGATACGCTGTGCGCGCGGTACCGGATTTCGGGACTGCCGGTCGTCGATAAGCAGGGCGTCCTCGTGGGTATCTGCACCAACCGTGACATGCGCTTCGAGCCGGATTTCTCCCGCACCGTCTCTGAGATTATGACGCCGATGCCGCTGGTTGTGGCCAAGGAAGGTGTCAGCAAGGACGAGGCGCTGGCGCTGCTGTCCGCTAATAAGGTGGAGAAGCTTCCTATCGTCGATGATGGCAACAAGCTCGTCGGCCTCATCACCGTCAAGGACTTTGTCAAGACCGAGCAGTTCCCCAATGCTTCCAAGGACAGCTCTGGGCGCCTGCTCGTGGCGGCGGGTATCGGTACCGGCGAGGAGTCCTACCAGCGCGCGGGCCAGCTTGTCGACGCCTCCGTGGACGTCCTCGTCGTCGACTCTGCCCACGCCCACAACAACCGCGTGCTCGAGATGGTCTCCCGCGTGCAGAAGGACTTCGGTGACCGCGTCGACGTCATCGGCGGCAACCTAGCCACCCGTGCTGCCGCCCGCGACATGATTGAGGCCGGCGCGGATGCCATCAAGGTCGGTATCGGCCCCGGCTCTATCTGTACTACCCGCGTCGTGGCGGGCGTGGGCGCGCCGCAGATTACCGCCATTATGGAAGCCGCCTCCGCAGCTGGTCCGGCGGGCGTGCCGGTCATCGCGGATGGCGGTATGCAGTACTCCGGCGATATCGCCAAGGCCCTCGCGGCCGGCGCGGATGCGGTCATGCTGGGCTCTATGCTCGCGGGCACTACCGAGTCCCCGGGCGATATCGTCGTGGTTCAGGGCAAGCAGTACAAGCGCTACCGCGGCATGGGCTCGATGGGCGCGATGCAGGGCCGCGGGCTCACAGGCGAGAAGCGCTCCTACTCTAAGGACCGCTACTTCCAGGCAGATGTGCGCAGCGAGGACAAGCTGGTGCCGGAAGGCGTGGAGGGCCGCGTGCCGTTCCGCGGTGACATTGATGCCATAGTTCACCAGATTGTCGGCGGCCTGCGTGCCTCCATGGGCTACACCGGTTCCGCCACCTTGGCCGAGCTGAAGACCAAGCAGTTTGTCCAAATCACCGCTGCAGGACTCAAGGAATCTCACCCGCACCACCTTCAGCAGATCGTCGAAGCTCCGAACTACCGTTAA
- a CDS encoding GuaB3 family IMP dehydrogenase-related protein, which yields MRDYVEIGVGREARRTYDLSQVSLVPTRRTRSSKDVDTSWNIDAYTFDVPFVSAPTDALATPEFVIEMGKQGGLGVINAEGLWGRHEDLEGAIARVTENFGDLSTLQELHAAPLNEELLAERIAQVRDSGVTVAVRVSPQRARELAPVVIKAGAELLFIHGTLISAEHVQTGGEPLNLKEFIGSLDTPVIAGGVADYTTALHLMRAGAAGIIVGSGVNTNPETLGIDIPMATTIADVAAARRDYLDETGGRYVHVLADGDIHTSADIAKAIACGADGVVLGPVLARAAEAGGKGWYWPSTAGHPRFPRGVIEPVGVAGTLLGAADDEDAPAGSPSLEVVVHGPSNEPLGELNLVGGLKRAMAKCGYTDLKSFQKVGLAVR from the coding sequence ATGCGCGATTACGTAGAAATTGGCGTCGGCCGCGAGGCACGCCGCACCTATGACCTCAGCCAGGTTTCCCTGGTGCCCACTCGTCGTACGCGTTCCTCCAAGGACGTGGACACGTCCTGGAACATTGACGCCTACACCTTCGACGTTCCGTTCGTCTCGGCGCCGACTGATGCTCTTGCCACTCCCGAGTTTGTCATTGAGATGGGCAAGCAGGGAGGCCTTGGTGTCATCAACGCAGAGGGCCTGTGGGGCCGTCACGAGGACTTGGAGGGCGCGATTGCCCGCGTGACGGAGAACTTCGGCGACCTGTCTACGCTGCAGGAGCTGCATGCCGCGCCCCTCAATGAAGAACTGCTGGCCGAGCGCATCGCGCAGGTGCGCGATTCCGGAGTGACCGTGGCCGTGCGCGTGTCCCCGCAGCGCGCTCGCGAGTTGGCGCCCGTGGTCATTAAGGCCGGCGCGGAGCTGCTGTTCATCCACGGCACCCTGATTTCCGCCGAGCACGTGCAGACCGGCGGCGAGCCGCTCAACCTCAAGGAATTCATCGGTTCGCTGGACACCCCAGTTATTGCTGGTGGCGTGGCGGATTACACCACGGCCCTGCACCTTATGCGTGCGGGCGCGGCCGGCATCATCGTCGGCTCCGGTGTGAACACTAACCCGGAGACGCTCGGCATTGATATCCCGATGGCGACCACCATCGCAGACGTTGCGGCCGCTCGCCGCGATTACCTGGATGAAACCGGGGGCCGCTACGTGCATGTGCTTGCCGACGGCGACATCCACACCTCCGCAGACATCGCCAAGGCCATTGCTTGTGGCGCCGATGGCGTCGTTCTGGGTCCGGTCCTCGCGCGTGCGGCGGAGGCAGGCGGTAAGGGCTGGTACTGGCCGTCGACGGCCGGCCACCCGCGTTTCCCGCGCGGCGTCATCGAGCCGGTTGGCGTGGCTGGCACCCTCCTCGGCGCTGCCGACGACGAGGATGCCCCAGCGGGATCGCCGTCCCTCGAGGTCGTCGTGCATGGCCCATCCAATGAGCCACTGGGTGAGCTCAACCTCGTCGGTGGCCTCAAGCGTGCCATGGCCAAGTGCGGCTACACGGACCTGAAGTCCTTCCAGAAGGTGGGCCTGGCCGTCCGTTAA